From Etheostoma spectabile isolate EspeVRDwgs_2016 chromosome 8, UIUC_Espe_1.0, whole genome shotgun sequence, a single genomic window includes:
- the gtf3c6 gene encoding general transcription factor 3C polypeptide 6 isoform X2, whose protein sequence is MEDEWEEEEQLVVVELSGIINNDFLSKCRGTCKILDIDSEKPMMQVGQYVFAGEYEDALGTCVLFEEGPQKGKEDSVPELKYMCHTVKKLMMQRIFLVEKKDGETSTAGSGDSGEQMNTTYQSDEEENAKQQGETEDDMGNTDLENSAVG, encoded by the exons ATGGAAGATGAATGGGAAGAGGAG GAGCAGCTTGTTGTGGTGGAGCTCTCTGGTATAATCAACAATGACTTCCTGTCCAAGTGTCGGGGCACATGCAAGATTCTT GACATTGACAGCGAGAAGCCCATGATGCAGGTTGGACAATATGTGTTTGCAGGAGAATATGAAG ATGCCTTGGGAACGTGTGTGCTGTTCGAGGAGGGACCACAGAAAG GAAAAGAAGACAGTGTTCCAGAGCTCAAGTACATGTGccacactgtgaagaaactTATGATGCAACGAATCTTCCTCGTTGAGAAGAAAGACGGAGAAACCAGCACAG CAGGAAGTGGTGATAGTGGTGAACAGATGAACACAACTTATCAGTCCGATGAAGAAGAAAATGCCAAACAacagggagagacagaagaTGATATGGGCAACACAGATTTGGAAAACTCAGCAGTGGGCTGA
- the gtf3c6 gene encoding general transcription factor 3C polypeptide 6 isoform X3, whose amino-acid sequence MVTLTFQEQLVVVELSGIINNDFLSKCRGTCKILDIDSEKPMMQVGQYVFAGEYEDALGTCVLFEEGPQKGKEDSVPELKYMCHTVKKLMMQRIFLVEKKDGETSTAGSGDSGEQMNTTYQSDEEENAKQQGETEDDMGNTDLENSAVG is encoded by the exons ATGGTAACTTTAACCTTCCAA GAGCAGCTTGTTGTGGTGGAGCTCTCTGGTATAATCAACAATGACTTCCTGTCCAAGTGTCGGGGCACATGCAAGATTCTT GACATTGACAGCGAGAAGCCCATGATGCAGGTTGGACAATATGTGTTTGCAGGAGAATATGAAG ATGCCTTGGGAACGTGTGTGCTGTTCGAGGAGGGACCACAGAAAG GAAAAGAAGACAGTGTTCCAGAGCTCAAGTACATGTGccacactgtgaagaaactTATGATGCAACGAATCTTCCTCGTTGAGAAGAAAGACGGAGAAACCAGCACAG CAGGAAGTGGTGATAGTGGTGAACAGATGAACACAACTTATCAGTCCGATGAAGAAGAAAATGCCAAACAacagggagagacagaagaTGATATGGGCAACACAGATTTGGAAAACTCAGCAGTGGGCTGA
- the gtf3c6 gene encoding general transcription factor 3C polypeptide 6 isoform X1 yields the protein MEDEWEEEEQLVVVELSGIINNDFLSKCRGTCKILDIDSEKPMMQVGQYVFAGEYEDALGTCVLFEEGPQKGKEDSVPELKYMCHTVKKLMMQRIFLVEKKDGETSTGSGDSGEQMNTTYQSDEEENAKQQGETEDDMGNTDLENSAVG from the exons ATGGAAGATGAATGGGAAGAGGAG GAGCAGCTTGTTGTGGTGGAGCTCTCTGGTATAATCAACAATGACTTCCTGTCCAAGTGTCGGGGCACATGCAAGATTCTT GACATTGACAGCGAGAAGCCCATGATGCAGGTTGGACAATATGTGTTTGCAGGAGAATATGAAG ATGCCTTGGGAACGTGTGTGCTGTTCGAGGAGGGACCACAGAAAG GAAAAGAAGACAGTGTTCCAGAGCTCAAGTACATGTGccacactgtgaagaaactTATGATGCAACGAATCTTCCTCGTTGAGAAGAAAGACGGAGAAACCAGCACAG GAAGTGGTGATAGTGGTGAACAGATGAACACAACTTATCAGTCCGATGAAGAAGAAAATGCCAAACAacagggagagacagaagaTGATATGGGCAACACAGATTTGGAAAACTCAGCAGTGGGCTGA